In Chitinophaga sp. HK235, a single window of DNA contains:
- a CDS encoding RNA polymerase sigma-70 factor produces the protein MEDAEINTLWQSVIGDDDQLAFRALFDYFYNRLVRFATDLAGTREAAEEIVSDVFVQLWKNRKQTVGVIRLKTYLYTAVRNRSYNYIRDHQQHRWLGLEEIEEPAVAGLLPSLEWKELQQSLDAAVERLSPQGRTIFRMVREEGFKYKEVATILDISPRTVETQLVRAIARLRQVLQPLQQPEK, from the coding sequence ATGGAAGACGCTGAAATAAACACGCTGTGGCAGTCTGTTATTGGTGATGATGATCAGCTGGCGTTCCGTGCGTTGTTCGATTATTTTTATAACAGGTTGGTACGTTTTGCCACCGACCTGGCAGGTACCAGGGAGGCGGCAGAAGAGATCGTGTCTGATGTGTTTGTGCAGTTATGGAAAAACCGTAAACAAACGGTAGGGGTTATACGATTAAAGACCTATTTATATACAGCTGTCCGCAACCGCAGCTATAATTATATACGGGACCATCAGCAACACCGGTGGCTGGGATTGGAAGAGATTGAAGAACCGGCAGTAGCAGGGCTTTTGCCTTCGCTGGAATGGAAAGAGCTGCAGCAATCACTGGATGCTGCTGTAGAGCGGTTGTCGCCCCAGGGCCGCACTATTTTCCGTATGGTCCGGGAAGAAGGATTTAAATATAAAGAAGTAGCCACTATCCTCGATATCTCACCCCGCACCGTAGAAACCCAGCTGGTAAGGGCCATCGCCCGCCTGCGGCAGGTGTTGCAACCACTGCAGCAACCGGAAAAATGA
- a CDS encoding FecR family protein, protein MTPDQRLNELIAASMAGTIDAAGKAELEALLQRFPEQRAVLSLLEQYWKAVPSETAPPEAVFQQMMAEAVEVPASAPSIKGSYRWLWSAAAVAGILLGLFFFQRSGKPATDQIVQTMDGERKVFRLSDATVVHLNGGSRLRCVLDAGHRELWLDGEAYFEVARDPGRPFVVHAAGVNIRALGTAFNVKAYPGQPKCETTLLQGAVEVYTEHTPDRKIRLRPYEKLALDATGIPTVPIKKINLKPVHAGVPVATAIAAPAADSSLTETAWVSNRLQFDAVDFEELALLLQRWYGVQITFRNEKPKHYVFSGAFANESVTQALSALQLTEDFRYEVQGKTITIY, encoded by the coding sequence ATGACACCTGATCAACGCCTGAACGAACTGATAGCCGCCAGCATGGCAGGCACTATTGATGCTGCGGGTAAGGCCGAGCTGGAAGCATTGCTGCAACGTTTTCCGGAGCAGCGGGCGGTGCTGTCACTGCTGGAACAATACTGGAAAGCTGTTCCGTCAGAAACAGCACCGCCTGAAGCCGTGTTTCAGCAAATGATGGCCGAAGCAGTGGAGGTGCCGGCATCCGCCCCATCTATAAAAGGATCCTACCGCTGGCTTTGGAGTGCTGCCGCAGTGGCGGGTATCCTCCTGGGACTGTTTTTCTTTCAGCGGTCCGGGAAACCAGCTACAGACCAGATAGTACAGACGATGGACGGAGAAAGAAAAGTATTCCGGCTCAGCGACGCTACCGTTGTACATCTGAACGGCGGCAGCCGGCTTCGTTGTGTGCTCGATGCCGGGCACCGGGAGCTATGGCTGGATGGAGAAGCCTATTTTGAGGTGGCCCGCGACCCTGGCCGCCCTTTTGTAGTACATGCCGCCGGCGTGAATATCAGGGCACTGGGCACTGCCTTTAACGTAAAAGCCTATCCCGGACAACCCAAATGTGAAACGACCCTGCTGCAGGGCGCAGTAGAAGTATATACCGAACATACACCTGACCGTAAAATACGGTTGCGACCCTACGAAAAACTGGCCCTGGATGCCACCGGCATCCCAACCGTTCCTATAAAAAAGATAAACCTGAAACCCGTGCATGCCGGCGTTCCCGTTGCCACTGCTATCGCCGCGCCGGCGGCAGACAGCAGCCTGACCGAAACCGCCTGGGTGAGCAACCGGCTGCAATTTGATGCTGTTGACTTTGAAGAACTGGCCCTCCTGCTGCAACGCTGGTATGGGGTGCAAATCACTTTCCGGAATGAAAAACCTAAGCACTATGTGTTCAGCGGCGCCTTCGCCAATGAATCTGTCACACAGGCCCTGAGCGCTTTACAGCTGACTGAAGACTTCCGCTATGAAGTACAGGGCAAAACGATAACCATATATTAA
- a CDS encoding TonB-dependent receptor has translation MKLSFFIVLLSCLQVAATGYSQRRVTLQVKDTEIKKVLDRISGQTDVRFLYSDRKVDLHRKVSIHAEDEPLPSLLHKVLAGTGFTYKELENRLVVILPESAEWENIQVKGRVTGADDGVPLPGVTVQVKGTTIGTLTDENGNFSLNAPSGGTLLFRYVGYDQLEIPVKSTLQIQLKKSSSALTEVVVIGYGATQKKDLTGSVVSVTPKDFNKGIISNPVQVLQGKVAGLVISKPGGNPNGKVSIRLRGASSLSASSQPLFVVDGIPGIDINVVPPDDIVSIDVLKDASAAAIYGSRGANGVIIVTTRRGKEGAPQVSYSGYVGFDHIANTYDVLSADQYRKYLKDNNIDPAGFDLGSSTNWQKAITRTGVSHNHNLSMGGGKGDTRYSASVNYLNNEGVVINSGLERIIGRITLDQGIFDNRLRIGLSMNYVGEKNKYQGTDPDDNGDNRIWEQSIAYNPTAPIYKPDGSYFEKLDINDNYNPVALANQIKHQRAFNKFIGSAKITYDITKNLTYDVLLGLERASSDRGLYYSKKSPVIEGAGSNGTATRESKTWDNKTLETYFTYGKQWQQHNLKVTAGYSYQNFYNNFMNAGNSQFVSDIFGYNNLGAGQADLPSVGSGAGENSLVSFIGRAFYSYHDKYLLTGTIRRDGSTRFGKDKKWGTFPSASFAWRMTQEPFLTGSKWLEDLKLRVGYGVTGNQEIDNYKSPLTYGPGGKVLDNGRWVTAYTIGQNENPNLRWESTAQFNAGIDFSVFKGRLTGTIEYYNKRTKDLLFNYNVPSPPYLYPTILANVGQISNKGIELSLSAGVVEKKDFSWNVSFNISRNFNEILSIANDQFKSDAIYSGTVGARGLTAVQIVKVVPGYSIGTFYIPQYDGVDANGNQRFKDLDGNGSFDFRSDSRVAGNGLPKYQAGLANTFRYKNFDLNFLLRSLFGYQIFNATELVLSDRFSRLPGRNAMAKYADSNIRGTYVSDRFIENGAFLRLDNFTLGYNIPAANSKWFANPRVYVSGQNLFILTAYSGLDPELPIDGLAPGIDNRNVYPKTRSLAVGFTVNFK, from the coding sequence ATGAAGCTATCTTTCTTTATTGTTTTACTCTCCTGTTTGCAGGTGGCCGCTACCGGTTATTCCCAGCGCCGCGTGACATTGCAGGTCAAGGATACGGAGATCAAAAAAGTGCTGGACCGCATCTCCGGTCAGACCGACGTGCGTTTCCTCTACAGCGACCGTAAGGTAGATCTCCACCGGAAAGTAAGCATCCACGCAGAAGATGAGCCGTTACCATCCCTGCTCCATAAGGTGCTGGCAGGTACCGGCTTCACCTATAAAGAGCTGGAAAACCGGCTGGTAGTCATTCTCCCAGAAAGTGCCGAATGGGAAAATATCCAGGTAAAAGGCCGGGTGACAGGCGCCGATGATGGCGTGCCGCTCCCCGGTGTGACCGTACAGGTGAAAGGCACCACCATCGGCACACTCACAGACGAAAACGGGAATTTCTCGCTCAACGCGCCTTCCGGCGGAACACTGCTGTTTCGCTATGTAGGCTATGATCAGCTGGAGATACCGGTGAAAAGCACCCTGCAGATACAACTCAAAAAATCCTCCAGTGCCCTCACCGAAGTAGTGGTAATAGGATATGGAGCTACGCAGAAAAAAGATCTCACCGGTTCTGTGGTGAGTGTTACACCAAAAGATTTTAACAAAGGCATCATCAGCAACCCTGTACAGGTTTTACAAGGCAAGGTGGCAGGTCTGGTAATCAGCAAGCCCGGCGGCAATCCCAACGGAAAAGTCAGCATCCGGCTGCGCGGTGCTTCTTCCCTCTCAGCCAGCAGCCAGCCCTTGTTTGTGGTAGATGGTATTCCCGGTATAGACATCAACGTGGTACCGCCGGATGATATCGTTTCCATCGATGTGCTCAAAGATGCCTCTGCTGCTGCTATCTACGGTTCCCGTGGTGCCAATGGGGTAATCATCGTTACCACCCGTCGTGGTAAGGAAGGAGCCCCGCAGGTATCGTACAGTGGTTATGTTGGCTTTGACCATATCGCCAATACCTATGATGTGCTTAGTGCTGACCAGTACCGTAAATATTTAAAAGACAATAATATCGATCCTGCGGGTTTTGATCTGGGCTCCAGCACCAACTGGCAGAAGGCTATTACCCGCACCGGTGTGAGCCACAATCACAACCTGTCTATGGGCGGAGGTAAGGGAGATACCCGCTACAGCGCCTCTGTCAATTATCTCAACAATGAAGGCGTGGTAATCAATTCCGGCCTGGAAAGGATCATCGGCCGTATCACCCTCGACCAGGGCATCTTCGACAACCGCCTTCGTATAGGCTTGTCCATGAATTATGTAGGAGAGAAAAATAAATACCAGGGCACAGACCCTGATGATAACGGTGATAACCGCATCTGGGAACAGTCTATCGCCTACAATCCTACCGCACCGATCTATAAACCGGATGGCTCCTATTTCGAAAAACTGGATATCAACGATAACTACAATCCCGTAGCACTGGCGAACCAGATCAAACACCAGCGCGCATTCAACAAGTTTATCGGATCAGCCAAAATCACCTACGATATAACCAAAAACCTGACCTATGACGTGTTGCTCGGACTGGAAAGAGCTTCCAGCGATCGCGGACTGTACTATTCCAAAAAGTCACCGGTCATAGAAGGGGCCGGCAGCAATGGTACCGCCACCCGCGAATCCAAAACATGGGACAACAAAACGCTGGAAACCTATTTCACCTATGGCAAACAATGGCAACAGCATAATCTGAAAGTGACGGCTGGTTATTCCTATCAGAACTTCTACAATAACTTTATGAATGCCGGCAACTCCCAGTTTGTATCTGATATCTTTGGTTACAACAACCTGGGCGCTGGTCAGGCTGATCTGCCATCCGTAGGATCAGGAGCAGGGGAGAACTCCCTGGTGTCTTTCATTGGCCGTGCATTTTACAGCTATCACGATAAATACCTGCTCACCGGCACCATCCGCCGCGATGGCTCCACCCGTTTCGGAAAAGACAAAAAGTGGGGTACCTTCCCCTCTGCATCGTTCGCCTGGCGCATGACCCAGGAGCCTTTTCTGACTGGCAGCAAATGGCTGGAAGATCTGAAACTCCGTGTAGGCTACGGCGTTACCGGCAATCAGGAAATCGACAACTACAAATCTCCGCTGACCTACGGTCCCGGTGGTAAAGTGCTCGATAACGGCCGTTGGGTGACTGCCTACACCATCGGGCAGAACGAAAATCCCAATCTTCGCTGGGAGTCCACTGCACAATTCAACGCCGGCATTGACTTCAGCGTGTTCAAAGGCCGCCTCACCGGCACCATTGAATATTATAACAAACGGACCAAAGACCTGCTCTTTAACTACAATGTTCCTTCGCCGCCATACCTATATCCCACTATCCTGGCCAACGTAGGTCAGATCAGCAACAAAGGTATTGAGCTGTCGCTGAGTGCCGGCGTGGTTGAAAAAAAGGATTTCAGCTGGAATGTATCGTTTAATATCTCCCGTAACTTCAACGAAATATTATCCATCGCCAACGACCAGTTCAAGAGCGATGCCATCTATTCCGGTACTGTGGGCGCCCGCGGCCTTACCGCAGTGCAGATTGTAAAAGTGGTGCCGGGTTATTCTATCGGTACTTTCTATATTCCGCAGTACGATGGCGTAGATGCCAATGGCAACCAGCGTTTCAAAGACCTGGATGGCAACGGCTCTTTCGATTTCCGCAGCGACAGCCGTGTGGCCGGTAATGGTCTGCCCAAATACCAGGCTGGCCTTGCCAATACCTTCCGGTACAAAAACTTCGACCTCAACTTCCTGTTGCGCAGCCTCTTCGGATATCAGATCTTCAACGCCACCGAACTGGTGCTGAGCGACCGTTTCAGCCGCCTGCCCGGCAGAAATGCCATGGCTAAATATGCAGACAGTAATATCCGCGGTACCTATGTGTCGGATCGCTTTATTGAAAACGGCGCTTTCCTGCGGCTGGACAACTTCACCCTGGGTTATAACATCCCCGCTGCCAACAGTAAGTGGTTTGCCAATCCGCGGGTATATGTATCAGGGCAGAACCTGTTCATCCTTACCGCCTATTCCGGTCTGGACCCTGAGCTGCCGATAGATGGCCTGGCGCCTGGCATTGATAACCGTAACGTATATCCGAAAACACGGTCCCTGGCTGTGGGCTTTACGGTGAACTTTAAATAA
- a CDS encoding GNAT family N-acetyltransferase has protein sequence MEHIDIITATNDHLPLLQQLASQTFLETFAAYNTASDMESYVSRHFNPAQLALEINSPDSNYYIAFHQHTPIGYIKLNTGEAQTEIKKPDTLEIERIYVLQAYQGLKAGHHLLEHAITIARQLQVTYIWLGVWEKNEKALGFYRKHGFIPFGTHIFLLGSDEQTDILMKLEPGSTL, from the coding sequence ATGGAGCATATCGACATCATCACCGCCACCAATGATCATCTCCCACTCCTGCAGCAACTGGCTTCTCAAACCTTCCTCGAAACTTTTGCGGCTTACAATACCGCCAGCGATATGGAGTCTTATGTTTCCAGGCACTTCAATCCGGCACAGCTTGCCCTGGAGATCAATTCACCGGACAGCAACTATTATATTGCCTTCCATCAGCATACACCTATCGGCTACATCAAACTCAACACCGGCGAAGCACAAACCGAGATTAAAAAACCGGATACCCTCGAAATAGAACGCATATACGTACTACAGGCTTATCAGGGACTGAAAGCAGGGCACCACCTGCTGGAGCATGCCATCACTATTGCCCGACAGCTACAAGTAACTTACATCTGGCTGGGCGTTTGGGAGAAAAATGAAAAGGCCCTCGGCTTCTACCGTAAACACGGCTTCATTCCTTTCGGCACCCATATCTTCCTGCTCGGCTCCGATGAACAGACCGACATTCTCATGAAACTGGAGCCCGGAAGCACGCTGTAA
- a CDS encoding patatin-like phospholipase family protein translates to MNVLITSGGGAKGAFSVGALRQLLAGTGIQSFDLISGTSTGALIAAMVAAGKIPEVTDIYLSNSNADILNKQNVINNILNNRPYLYDTAPLENQIRQQMDDTAWQTIRQSPSLLCLNTVCLQTGRLSIFSSRALASDPHYDNIVIDSTEILVKSLLSSSNQAVFMPPVTINDRQYADGGNREVIPTRAVISNLSRQEEHRIFILSNNPDTQLATGNAYTALLDVLMRAITIFIQEVRENNLEVLRNFKLTTTSPVKVYYICPDAELDPDFPTGLRFDKLLMQSWMKQGQLRAKMVLQQFPDGNM, encoded by the coding sequence ATGAACGTACTCATCACCAGCGGAGGCGGCGCCAAAGGCGCTTTCAGCGTGGGCGCATTGCGGCAGCTGCTGGCCGGCACCGGCATCCAATCTTTTGATCTCATCAGCGGCACCAGTACCGGCGCATTAATAGCCGCCATGGTGGCTGCCGGCAAAATACCTGAAGTAACAGACATCTACCTCAGCAACAGCAACGCCGATATCCTCAACAAACAAAATGTCATCAACAATATCCTCAATAACAGACCTTATCTTTACGATACCGCGCCACTCGAAAACCAGATCCGGCAACAGATGGACGATACCGCCTGGCAAACCATCCGGCAGTCCCCTTCCCTGCTTTGCCTGAACACTGTATGCTTACAAACCGGGCGGCTCAGTATTTTCTCCTCCCGCGCGCTGGCATCCGACCCGCATTACGACAATATTGTGATCGACTCTACCGAGATACTGGTAAAATCACTGCTGAGCAGCAGCAATCAGGCTGTTTTTATGCCGCCTGTAACCATCAATGACCGGCAATATGCCGATGGTGGCAACCGCGAGGTAATCCCTACCCGGGCTGTCATCAGCAACCTTTCCCGCCAGGAAGAGCACCGTATCTTTATCCTTAGTAATAACCCCGACACCCAGCTCGCTACCGGTAACGCCTATACGGCCCTGCTGGATGTGCTGATGCGTGCCATCACCATCTTCATACAGGAAGTACGGGAAAACAACCTGGAAGTATTGCGCAACTTCAAACTCACCACTACCAGCCCGGTAAAGGTCTATTATATATGCCCGGACGCAGAACTGGACCCGGATTTCCCTACAGGCCTGCGTTTCGATAAACTACTGATGCAGTCCTGGATGAAACAGGGTCAGCTACGCGCAAAAATGGTATTACAACAGTTCCCGGACGGGAATATGTAG